Genomic DNA from Salvia miltiorrhiza cultivar Shanhuang (shh) chromosome 1, IMPLAD_Smil_shh, whole genome shotgun sequence:
ATTCAAGTGGGGAGCACCACTGGCCAGGAAAACATAGCATAAGGTATATGATATCCACAATTATATCAAAAGGAAATTGAACTGAAAAGATTAATAAATGTGAAAGCATGTTTGCAAAGCTAGAAACATACTCCCATGCTGGCTCAATATCCTTGTTCCAGATGCCTTGAAGGTTTGCAGGCTGGGATCCAGGACGCGAACAAGCAATCAACAGGTATCGACCATACTGGAACAGAAGGTCAACTAGCGAAGGATCTTCATCAATTTTAAAAGACTTAACCCTCTCTGCAGTCGTCATCACCCCATCCTTATCATTTTTTGTAGCATTCATGGGGCTCTTGGAAAGCTGCAGTGAGACGCGATGGAAAAGTGCTTGATAGTCATTGACATGGCGTGAGTAAAGATCAGCATACGAGCGTGCTTTGGCAGCGTCCATTTTACTCAGAGACTCCGAGCTAGGATCCCTTTTGGAATCCACAGGGTTGGTAAAGGGTCCGTTAAATGTTGATGCTGCAGCAAGACGGATAACAGCCCAGTTGCAACCCACCACCTGTAGCTTTCTACCATCCACAACACGCACCTCACCTACACCATCTCCAATCTGCAAATCTAGAACTGCAAAATACTCAATCCCTGTGGGATTGGTGTTCTGAACAGGCCCGAGAGGTTCTCTATCTTTGGGACTAGAGTTTCCAAAGACATGTGGAGGGATTCTTCTGCCTGGACAGCGTCCGTCTAAAATGATTTGGCTGTTGTTATTTACATACGCATGATGATGCAGTTTGCTGTCTAGAGACACTGTAAAGTTTAGAGACGAGGACTTGTTTCCAGAAATCTTCATCACAATAACTTCATCCGGATACGAGGCAAAATAGTCCCTTTCATACTCGACTTCATTGGCAGAATACTGTACTTTAACGGTCGCCGTGTCTAAATCCAGCACCCTATGATAAGTTCCTTCATCATAAGCAGCATGATACTCATCAAACTCTAGTTTTATGTCTCCCAAGAGCTGGTACACCTATATTTTCCGAATTTTAAGAACATTAGAGATCATCAGGCAGAAATGGTAGGTTAATTTCCAAATACAAAAAATTTAGTTATAGGAAGAACCTAGTAAACATTTCATAATGCAGAGACTAAGCCAGTTTGGTTTAATGAAACTGCATTCCTTCTAACTCAATTCAACATGCGGAATATGTCGCAATCTACAAATATATTCTATCTCAAATACTGAAGTAAAGAAGCAGCTTACAGCAGAAGCATTTCCTGAGAGATTGGCTGCAACTGCAGTAGCATCTGCATATTGCCCGTTGTCGACGAGTTTCCTAACCTTAGATAGGGTGGTTGGAGCATCAGGATTTGCATAATCACCAGGAGTCCCTGTCCAAAGTGTGTCTTCTGCACCAAGAGATAAAGGAGAAGATCCAATGACTATACGTTAAACCTCTTTTCTTTAAATTGAAGTATTTCTCTATGGCATTCCCAAAATTTATGAGAAAAAGATTTACCTTGTTATAGTAGTTATCCATATGGCCCCCATGTCCCTACAAAATCGCAGAGTAATTCCGTTCATACCATCCGGCTGAGTTGATTCTGCTTTTGTGAGGTAGTAAATACTTTCGTCGTGTGGTGGGGAGTTTTAATGGGTTTGCAGTTTTATTTTCATGTTCGTAGCACATGTTTACAATTCCAAGCTGTTTAGGATTTCTCTCTTGATTCAAAATATGAGCAATTTTGTATAGCTTTGACGATTTTCATAAAATCTTCTGATTTGAATGACTCTTTTCTTAGGCGTTCTCACCGTCAAATAATTCTTTAACAAGCTATATCCCTTAAGCTTGTAGGTGCCATTAATTTGGCTTCCCAATACAATATAactataataaaagaaaaaaaaaattaaaacaaagtCTAtctaaatgataaaaaaaataattaaaaaaaattgtacctCATTTGGGGTGAtacaaattataaaatagatcCTGAACATCGGGTGGTACATGTGTATTATTATTGACACtaaataaatttgtaattaCTTCACCAACTAATTCAAAATCTTTtatcttagattttttttatgctTATTTTCCTGTTGGACAGAAAAATGGAAGACAACAAagccttaatttttttattttgaacataAAATTTTCACTCAAATCAAGGTCATGTAATGAATAACTATGTTTATGTATATACCGGAAAAATTTTATAGTACTCCTTATAATACGGCGGAATACATCAAACAGACAAGTATAAGATTATGGGAATAGTACTCCTTATAATACGGCGGAATACATCAAAGAGACAAGTAAAAGATTATGCGCAAGAGTCCCGCAATTATAAACAAGGTTATTCCAATTCTGTCTAAGGTATTTCGCCGTATTATAAGGGGTATTATAAAATTTTTCCGGTATATGCATAAATAAGGTTATTCATTGCATAGTCTTGATTTGAATGAAAATTTTTATgttcaaaacaaaaaattaaaactttatTGTCTTTTATTTTTCCGTCCAGCAGGAAAACAAGCAGCAAAAAATTgaagataaaatattttgaattacTACCTGAATTATTACGAATTTATTTAGTGTCAATAATAATACATAGGAACCGCCTGATGCTCAAGATCTACTTTATAATTAGAAACATCTCAAAtgtgtacaatttttttaattattttttttgtcatttagatagactttattttaattttttttttcttttattataatCATATTGTAACGGAAAGTCAAATTAATGGCACCTATAAACTTAAGGGATATAGCTTATTAAAGAATCATTTGGCGGTGCTAACACCTAAGAAAAGAGTCATTCAAATAAGAAGATTTTATGAAAACCGTCAACGCCTATACAAAATTGCTTAAGAAGTTCAATCAAGAGAGAAATCTGGAACAGTATAGAATTGTATACATGTGCTACCAACATGAAAATAAAACTACAAACCCATCAAGCTCCCAGCAAAACTTCCCACTACACGTCCGGAGTGTTTACTACCTCACAAAAGGAGATTCAACTCAGCTAAATGTTGTGAACAGAACTACTCTGCGATTTTGTGTCAAAATTTATGCAAAACTTCAACATACCTAAAATCGGTAGAATGAAACAGAGAATTCACAATAGAAAATCCTATGCCATTTTTCAAGTGTCAAAATTTATGCAAAACTTCACCATACCTAAAATCGGTAGAATGAAACAGAGAATTCACAATAGAAAATCCTATGCCATTTTTCAAGTGTCGTACTAATACCCTTCAACACTATAATACATATCAAGATTACTACTATAAAacatcattttctctctctctaatacaTACACAGTCCGACTATCACTGCTCAAACCTCACCATGTAAGCAATGCAGAAAAAAGAAAGTATCTTCTCGTTTTCTTTCAACGCAAAACAGAACAGCAGCAGCTCAACATAATGGAAGtattgagaaagaaagaaagaattaCCATTGAGATTAATAGTGTCGTTGGTAATGCCACCCCAAATCATAGCACCAAGACGCCCATTCCCAATGGGAAGAGCATCAGTCCAGTGCGCAGCAGGGGCATCGAACCTAACCTCAAGAATCCTCGCACCATTCCACCTTTCCTCCCAACTCGAGCTCCACACATCCTTATCTCGCACAGTCGCACCAACTCCAACCCACAAACTTGGCTCCACAACCAATATACTAACAAACAACAAAATGGAAAACCCTTTTGGCAACATAGTAAAAGAACTATGTCacttttttaaattaaaaaaaaaaatgcgaaAAAGACCCTTGGAGTCGGAAGCAATCATAGTCTGACACTTTGGGTGTGTATTTATAGTTGCGGGCGGCaagcagggacggagccaggggggggggctagggggggctagagccccctcccaaattttgagttttttttttttttttttttttttttttaattttaaaatatatagatatatgtttatacctattataaaataattttgttttataaaagagtatctggttattatattctctcatatatacttaatttaaggataattttgttttttaaaactatatgatctatgaaatattgtttgttattattactattatacttgtcttttaataaaaaatgcctaatatgtatgaaatgctaaaaaaaattataatgtattgaaactaatttgtaatatattgaaaatatataatctatggacatgttgtttgttattattattattatgcttgccttttaataaaaaatgtcttgaATATGCGGaatttccaaaaaaagttttgtgatatattgaaactatataatctatgaaaatattgttcgtaattattagtattatgctcgtattttaattaaaaaaataccttaaatatactgaatgcctaaaaaaaaatctcgggggctaccgcccccgaacccccgtacaggTTCAGCCCCCCCGAActaaattcctggctccgtccctggcgGCAAGATaagataaattaaaatacaaaaggAAAATATAGTATAGAAAAGAAAGCGGAGTGTTTTGAGCGgaagtgtatatatatgtgtatgtatAAAGTAACAGTAGCAGAGTCCGTAGCAAAGCCGGCTGCAACGGGCAGAAGGCGGTTGGTGAAGAGATGACAGCCATTGCCTTGAATGCACACGGCACCACTGTGGACCCCACCCTCTCTGGCATTGCCTATTCTTAGCATCTCATGTCATGTGCTGCACCTGCATTCCCCACTCACTCCACCCTTTTTTTCTCAACTTTCCCCACCACACCGATTTCTTCATCCAGATTTTAACATTTCATTTTTGGTCAAGTAAATGGGAATGCCAGCTACTGTATCTCCAAAGTATCCAAACATGGAACAAACTTGGGGGATGTTCTGGTTTTAATTCTACTTCCAGTTTTCAATTCCAAGTATTTTCGATGCTAGTATTTTGAAGTCTACTGATTTTTTGCTACATGgtaatggttttttttttttttttttttttgaatgtaCATGTAACATGGTAATGATTTTGGTAAGACGAGTGATCTGATTCTTCTTAAAGTTATATATTTGAAGATGAAAATATGTTTGTTTGATTAAGTTTTCCATATGAAATTgtgaaaaattaatatttttgtagCTCATGAATAATATCAATATTTTTCCACTTCTTTGGGattgaaagaaaataaagcCGCTCGCATGCTATTTGGATTTCGGCTcaaaatttttttattcaaaattatttaGTGAAgttcaataaataatttaacCAAATTTGAGATTGATAATACTCCTGATATGTTAATTTGCGCACAAGCTTGTTAAGTGATTtaacttgaaaataaaaattattactacTAGATAcaagttatatttatatattataattactagtaattatattaaaatttaaattaactcaattttttatattaaaataagggTTAATGAAAGCTTTTACTCATtcctgaagaaaaaaaaaactcaatataaaatactccctctgtcccgcaaagcgtgacccacttttctttttgggttgtcccacgaagcttgacctgtttctaaaaatagcaaaaaatttaccatttattcactttttcactttttcacctaccacacttaacacacaaaacatcaatttcttaattcccgtgccgagaAGAAATGagtcacgcttcatgggacggagggagtaatattataAAAACTACTCATTTTTTAGcttgaaaaaaaaagttgtcTTTAATTAAATCTTGAACTTTGCACCAATGCTCGATCACTATAAGTCGATCAATCGAACATTTTTAAAAGTGCACCAATACTCGATATACTTGACCATTGAATGTCAAGCATCAATGATGGAGCATCAGCTCAAACTGAATTATACTCGCCTATGTGCACTGCATTGATGGCTGGTGCATGTTTGATTGACCGttgatatttattaaattttgcaACAGTTTATTAATTTTACGatttactcccttcatcccaatAATCGATCTTTTTTAttacacgagaattaaggaaatAATGTTTTGTGTgtagataagaaagtaaaaatgtgaataaagaataaattttttgtcaaataaaaaaatgtctcaAAATAAGTGGAAcgcctaaaataaaaataatctcaAGATAGGTGGAACGATgagaataataattttattgtaCAATCCAAATTTTATTACGGTTGAATTTCATTACACAAATAGCATGTCATAAATTTGTGGGGCATACCTTACCATATTCTAACTCTATTCGTTCTcagtaattcaaaaaaaaaactctattcGTTCTCTGTATTTGTGGTGGAGATCATCCTCGTATGtatttaaaaaaagtgaaaaatgacTAAAATTAAGGGTGAGTTAGAATAGGcaaattttcaacttttcatATTTATTGAGACACATAGAGAATAATTAAGAAGTGTTAATAGCTATAAACTTACATGAATTTGCcccttcaatttattttgttaaattatgtGCAAAGTTTCAAAACTTCCCCAATCTTGAGCTTGATATGGCATAGCTATATCTAACATAATTGAATGATAGTTGAATATTAAATTAACGGTGAGTTAGAATTGGcaaattttcaacttttcatATTTATTGAGAAGCATATAGAATAATTAAGAAGTATTAATAGCTATAGATAATTATTTTGCTTCACAaaaagttaatatatttttttgaattctaatgagacccttcACATATAATGagattttatattgatttatagGGGACTGATTTAATGTATCTTATGGTTGATATTTATCTGAATGAGGGAAATTTGATCTGGGTTCAAATCTTGgcgggagcgaaaattttactactattcaatactatatattgacttatttattattcatatttctcacgaaaaatagcaatctcactagaacataactatatatataataatataaacaaAACATTGAAACGAAAATACAGAACTGAATTAAACAGCTTAAACGAAACCCACCTGCTACCCTGCACCTTCACCATCGGTCGTCGGCCGCTCGTACAACCATCGTCAGCTGCCGACCACCTTGTTTCTTCCACCACCGTCTGAACACCATCCAATTTGGGAGATAGGGTCCAATTTGCTATTCGAATTTCATTGTTAATTTGTGGTGAATTTGTGATGTATATATTCCACTGAATTTGTGGTGAATTTAAGCATTTTGGACTATTTGTGAATTTAAGCAAGGGAATTCCATGTTCATGCACCAGAAAATAATTAAGGAATTCCCATTGCAAGGTTTATTTGGAAAGATGAATAATTATGAGTTTGCGTTTGTGATGCACTTGACGAAATATTTACGAAACACAAATGAGCGAGTTGTCATTTGccttataaaaaaatgatcaaaATATTGTGCAAATCATGTCATTGATTGATATAGTGAAATTTCAATTGCATGATTAGAATAACTAGGTGGAAAATAATTTGTGATGAAGTAAATAGATTTTGTGAGGTGAATGTTATTTCTCTGATTCGTATGGAAGACACCTTAACTCGATCCGGTTATAAAAGGCATAGCATCACCAATGATCATTATTACCGTGTGCAGATTTTTAAtgatgtatttatttaaattttttaatatttaatttattttatttgtattaaTTATTCATGTCTTAACAATAAGTTAGGCTATTAATTTAATCATACAAGGAATGAATAAACGTTTTTCCGAAGCTAGCACCAATCTACTTAGGTGTATGGCATGTCTTGATCCGAAAATTTCTTTCTCTCAATTCGACAATGATCAACTCATACGTTTTATTGCTTGGTATTCTGAAGACTTCTTGACATgtgattatttgtatttttcacaataattatcattattaatgtGCACTTTTTAACAGGTCATTGTTTATGCCTTCCACAACAATTCCGTAATTCCATAGCATTTTTGTGGCATGATCCTCGTTTTTCTACAATCTTTGATTTGAGAAGTTTTGCTTAagaattaaatggttaaaagtgacaatcatttaatttttcaattggTTTATCGGGCAATTGAGTTGACATTGATTTTACATGTAACCACTGCTTATGTTGAGAGAGCATTTTCTATACTGAATAATATCAAAGTGATTTGTGAAATCATATGTAGAACGAGTGGATGAATGACCGTTTGATCGtgtatattgaaaaatatattttctcaaTAATTGGTAAGATATTGTAACATTTTTAATCGATTAGTACATGTTGCAATTAATTGTCATTGattttctcaaataaaaataattaactcaccaaatatttatatttaaattatttataatgtattgaaactatataaccGACCATTTAACCTccccaaaataaattattggcTCCTGTCCTGCCCCCACCCCGCCGCTCCCAGTTTCTTCTTCTTGCCGCCCCTAACTTAGCCATCCATTTCATTCTTCACTATCCTTGCATGCATTTTTGTCGAATTAAAACAAAGACAAGATTTTGTGAGACATATGGTCGAATGAAATAtatcctttttttttcaatgatcATTTGATTGGATAATTAATTACTCCGTATTTAATATTTGTCGCATGTTTATACGGTTTAATATGATTAATAAAAAAGAGACACGTATTACGAGTGAAATTGGGCAAGATTGTAAATTGAGTCGAACTAATCATTAGCTATCTGATGAATGCTCATATATCTGAACTCATTTATAAACACAAGCAATATCTAATTTATTAGTTGGTGAATAAAGTTGTGAAATAAAGATATTCAGCCGGAAGACGAAGCAAGATTTGATGTATTAAACAGATAAGCTGTCGCAATACCAAACGCGTTTTTCTTTTTCAGGTACCTCAAATCACATTAATATATCGATTACGAATTTACCGTGGCCACAAatgagtagggatgtcaatcgggccaatccaccgggttttcgggttagccctatcgggtttcgagttagtcgggtgcgggctaatcgggttggagattttttcgggttgtaaatcttcaaccctaaccctaaactttcgggtttcgggctagcccatcgggctaatcagattaaaggcgtaaaaataaaattatcatttgtattttattattcctaatgatcttaatgtataatgtataaaatatacatagatattaaagatataaattatatagcaaagcctgaaatgcaaaaatataagatattcaagattacataacaaaattatattaaaatgagatagtaaaatttaacatgtatcaatgcactagaatcaatctagattattactgaataattagtagatttgccatgcacgtctcattcacagaaaaaaaaaaaaattggtatcactttaaaatgagatagaacatacacacacatatatattctaactaattaatttcacttttttttaacgaggctacatatatatatatatatatatatatatatatatatatttaagcaaataccacagatctaaacatagcagaagttgtaactggatgcatcaatcacaattccgtcagcccaccgggttttcgggctagccctatcgtgttccgggttagtcgggtgcgggctaatcgggttggaggttttttcgggttgcgatttttcaaccctaaccctctaattttgtcgggttattcgggtcggcccacgggttttgggctgcattgacatccctacaaaTGAGGGAagttaaaacatttttttttgtcttcaAGAGAACATCAAGCGGTGCGAACTCCTGTATGCAAATAATGAGGTCTAAGGTTTAAATTCCACCGGCACCGCTCCCCcttcctaatatatatatatatatatatatatatatatatatatatatataatcttttttAATCATAAAGcgtcatttttattaaataaaatttcatttgTTAATTCAAGTTTATATATgtcaatataataataataataataataataataataataataataataataatccatcGCTAGTCATTGACTCATTGGTGGGTCAGTTAGTAATACTAACTtccaatatttttatttattagaagAAGTCTGTATTTTTAAAAGGGATTTgaattatttagatttctaatAAACTCTTAAAATccttaaataataataataataataataataataataataataataataataataataataataataaaagggATTTGAATTATTCAGATTTTGTGTTAAAGTATTCACATGGCACTGAAATAGTTGGATAAATCCAACTAATTCGAGTCCAGTCCCGTCCCGTCCGTGGCATTCAAGACGCCACGAATTCATACGCCTGGTTTTGTGAGTTTTAGTTTGTTTCTAAATAGTGATGGGTCCATTCCGATGAAGACAATTCTCAACAGATAATTTCGAAAATAATGCTTATTTTTTTGGTCACAAAATCATCCCATGTAAACATCAGACGGTGCCATTTTCTACAACATTTTCTgtcattttttcaaattatcATTATGCCATGCCGTGTCCTGCGTATTGAATATCGCGTCTTATGTGTAATGTATCAAATTATAAATAGTGGAAATATATAAAACTACCCACCTTTCTCAATCTTAATTTACACTATACCCACTTTTCctaacaataaatctatgtagccacattgtggccacccacacactaatataataaggataatcttgatttatttaattaatttttttaaataaaaataggatttagttattttattatattttctacattgtacttatttttttaaattttttttgtattttttattttttatttatttttttaataaaaataaaaaagttaccaaaaaaattgcaaaaaaattacgataatgtagagaatatgataaaatgactaaatcttatttttattttaaaaaataagttaaataaattaaattattttctacttaagtaaattgtgggtagccacaatgtggctatttagcattactcttttcCTAATGCATTCACTCCATACCCATTGcaataaaaaaattgagaaagGTACATAAAAGGTACATAGCTGGGCAGAACTTTTTACTTTTTGTAGTTCCAAAGTTGTGTCAGTTGACCAATTTATGATTGCGCAAAATTGATTGAGTGTCGTATAAATTGATTGCGCAAAATTGATTGAGTGTCGTTAAAATAAATGCGCAAAATTGGTTAaatgtggttgaaattgaaGGCGCATAATTGGGACCAACTTTGCGCAAAAAATGATGCGGAAgaattaattattatcaattatgCGCAAAATTAAACCAACTATGCTATGCGCCCAAATTAATATCACCAGCCCAAAATTAAACCAAACTCTGCGcaaaattaaaacaattaacCAACTATGCGCCAAAAATTAAACCAAACTCTGCGCAAAATTAAACCAATTAAACCAACTATGCGCAAAAATAGACCAAACTCTGCGCAAAGTTAATATCACCGAATTAAACCAACTATGCGCAAAAAATTGGGTACTCTGCGCAAACAAAAATTAACTCTGCGCATATTAATTGCGCAGAGTTAAAGCTATGCGCAAGCAATAACCTGTGGACAAACTCATTACACGGAAATCCACACTGCAAATCACACGCCCAATCATTAGCCATAGCTTTTTTCAGCAtaagaaatattaaaataatataatgggTATGGGgtaaatcatttttaaaaagtgGGTATACGGGAAATGTAGTTTGCAAAAGGTGGGTATTTTAGATTTCCTCCCTTATAAATAGGTGTGTAGTTAATAGTATATAATATCAATTTAAATGCCCACAAACAAAGGATCCTATCCACTTATCGTAGATTGAATGTCTGCAAAAATAGATCGGATCCCTTGTTCCCATCCTCACACCCCAATGATCACTTCATGGATCTGAGGCCTTAGTACTACTATACATAATTTTGGGGAAAATAAAATTGTCACAAAACCAAGTACGGAAATTTgcgaagaagaagaacaaaagATTGATGATAAATCGATAAATATATTCATACCCAAATTCTGTGCAGATGATAGAAATCCCAATTTTTCAGTGGAGAGTGACAATTTCAAAAAGCGAATCAGCACAATTAAGAAGGATTAAATCATTTGTTCCCAAAACGAGGCGGTATTAGACTTGGGACATGAAATGAAACAAAGGTTTGAAAACAGGGGAtccaatataataaaattaatagtaaGGCACATTACGCTATAAATTATACTCAGAAGATAAGATCTCATCCAATTAATTAGACTACATGTATCAGAATATCTtataaccatatatatatatagcatcaAACTAgtgaaaattaaaatgaagagcATAGGTTCGTAGAGTGTATACAATATTGAGTTATGCATGTATATAATTCATGTGtgtaaaactaaattaaattagcAGTAGGTATCAAGGGCAAATCAACCTCATCACACCAGTCAATACACCTGGTCTCGTAGTAAGAAGTGGTTACTTGGTTAGGCCAATAGCTCAACCATACTTGCCCTCCAATCCTCCACTTCAACACACTCCCTTCCATCTCCTTGCTCA
This window encodes:
- the LOC131005310 gene encoding alpha-L-fucosidase 2, with translation MLPKGFSILLFVSILVVEPSLWVGVGATVRDKDVWSSSWEERWNGARILEVRFDAPAAHWTDALPIGNGRLGAMIWGGITNDTINLNEDTLWTGTPGDYANPDAPTTLSKVRKLVDNGQYADATAVAANLSGNASAVYQLLGDIKLEFDEYHAAYDEGTYHRVLDLDTATVKVQYSANEVEYERDYFASYPDEVIVMKISGNKSSSLNFTVSLDSKLHHHAYVNNNSQIILDGRCPGRRIPPHVFGNSSPKDREPLGPVQNTNPTGIEYFAVLDLQIGDGVGEVRVVDGRKLQVVGCNWAVIRLAAASTFNGPFTNPVDSKRDPSSESLSKMDAAKARSYADLYSRHVNDYQALFHRVSLQLSKSPMNATKNDKDGVMTTAERVKSFKIDEDPSLVDLLFQYGRYLLIACSRPGSQPANLQGIWNKDIEPAWDGAPHLNINLQMNYWPSLSCNLKECQEPLFDYISSLSVNGKKTAQVNYGASGWVTHQVSDIWAKTSPDRGQAVWALWPMGGAWLSTHLWEHYAYTMDKEFLRNKAYPLMEGCASFLLDWLIEGPGGRLETNPSTSPEHMFTAPDGRPASVSYSATMDMQIISEVFSNIVSAAEELGKSDDLVARVHKAQARLRPTMVAKDGSIMEWAEEFADPEVHHRHLSHLFGLFPGHSINIEQTPDLCKAAENTLIKRGEEGPGWSTTWKAASWARLHNSEHSYRMVKHLFDLVEPDHESDFEGGLYANLFTAHPPFQIDANFGFSAAVAEMLVQSSVRDLYLLPALPREKWANGCVKGLKVRGSLTVSVCWSGGELDQLGIWSKNGGNGLKRLHYRGTTVTANISSGMLYTFNHHLECVDKRTLL